One window from the genome of Leptospira johnsonii encodes:
- a CDS encoding ABC transporter ATP-binding protein encodes MTNKQKFTEGFKFGKTQATYSNSKLAGPKVPQGSQAARGSYSSSLGPTFAGNEPSSESPLLVLLGLGRYFKNYKVRLGIVLGLLFTEIIVYSAIPFSFKFLIDEALIGKNETVLYITGALLIGGTILITAAGTVRDYLYNWVSARAIRDMREELFIHLQRVNLDFYANTRLGDVLSRFSTDLTALENAVLALIPWGISPLLEAIFGTALLFALDWKLGAIATLIWPITFLGPVFFSTRSTAASYERKIEEAKVLTAVEESISAQNLIRVYDLDGSFWEKFKGNCEKLFHVSLRLGLTNSYLERSASGGILLLQAVLLISGAWFAFHGMVSVGALAAFLPPFLNLSYSLLYVSQYFPTMNQASGSARRILEILRTPTFESEGGERPFAPSELQNSIKLEDLHFRYKGRTKNLNGVNLEIKKGTYTVILGQSGSGKSTILKFILGMMEPSQGKVTLDGIAMEKIRLDALHSMIGIVFQDTFLFHTSILENIRMGRPDATPEEAIEAAKLAEIHEFISALPDGYETIAGDKGSKLSGGEKQRIALARALVRNPQILLLDEATSALDPITEARILKTLQKLREGRTIVSVTHRLTGLHAADQVVVLKNGTLEPYPSPENDSLSAAAIGL; translated from the coding sequence ATGACAAATAAACAGAAATTTACCGAAGGATTTAAATTCGGGAAAACACAAGCGACGTATTCTAACTCAAAATTGGCCGGACCTAAGGTTCCACAAGGAAGCCAAGCGGCTAGAGGTTCTTATTCTTCCTCTTTAGGGCCAACTTTTGCAGGAAACGAACCTTCTTCCGAATCTCCTTTGCTAGTTCTTCTAGGTTTAGGCAGATATTTTAAGAATTATAAAGTACGACTTGGGATCGTTTTAGGCCTTCTTTTTACCGAAATCATCGTTTATTCTGCGATTCCTTTCTCTTTTAAGTTTTTGATCGATGAAGCTTTGATCGGGAAGAATGAAACAGTCCTCTATATCACAGGCGCTCTGTTGATCGGTGGCACGATCTTGATCACTGCTGCAGGGACAGTCAGAGACTATCTATACAACTGGGTCTCCGCTCGAGCCATAAGAGATATGAGAGAGGAGTTATTCATTCATTTACAGAGAGTGAATCTGGACTTCTACGCAAATACTCGTTTGGGTGATGTGCTCTCAAGATTCTCCACGGACCTGACTGCATTAGAAAACGCAGTACTTGCGCTTATCCCTTGGGGAATTTCTCCATTGCTCGAAGCAATCTTTGGAACTGCGTTATTATTCGCTTTGGATTGGAAGTTAGGCGCAATTGCCACCTTGATCTGGCCTATTACTTTTTTAGGACCTGTATTCTTCTCCACTAGATCTACCGCGGCAAGTTACGAAAGAAAGATAGAAGAAGCCAAAGTCCTAACCGCTGTCGAAGAATCTATCTCCGCTCAAAACCTGATCCGAGTATACGATCTGGACGGATCGTTTTGGGAAAAATTCAAAGGGAACTGTGAGAAACTATTTCATGTTTCCTTAAGATTAGGACTGACTAATTCTTATTTGGAACGTTCCGCATCGGGTGGAATCCTTCTCTTACAAGCTGTACTTTTGATCTCAGGTGCTTGGTTTGCATTCCACGGAATGGTGAGTGTGGGAGCTTTGGCAGCTTTTCTTCCTCCATTCTTGAACTTATCTTATTCTCTACTATATGTATCACAGTATTTCCCTACGATGAACCAAGCGAGTGGTTCTGCCAGAAGGATACTAGAGATCTTAAGAACTCCTACCTTCGAATCCGAAGGAGGAGAACGTCCATTTGCACCTTCTGAATTGCAAAATTCTATCAAACTAGAAGATTTACATTTCCGTTATAAAGGTAGAACTAAGAACCTAAACGGGGTCAATCTGGAGATCAAAAAAGGAACTTATACTGTTATCCTTGGACAAAGTGGTTCTGGAAAAAGTACGATACTCAAATTTATCCTAGGAATGATGGAGCCAAGCCAAGGGAAAGTTACCTTGGATGGTATTGCAATGGAGAAGATCCGTTTGGATGCGCTTCATTCCATGATCGGTATCGTATTCCAAGATACTTTCTTATTCCATACTAGCATTCTGGAAAATATTCGTATGGGACGCCCGGACGCAACTCCGGAAGAAGCAATCGAAGCGGCAAAACTCGCCGAGATACACGAATTCATTTCTGCTCTTCCTGACGGATACGAAACGATAGCAGGAGACAAGGGTTCAAAACTTTCAGGTGGAGAAAAACAAAGGATCGCATTGGCAAGAGCCTTAGTGAGAAATCCTCAAATTCTTCTGCTGGATGAAGCGACCTCCGCATTGGACCCGATCACAGAAGCAAGGATCTTAAAAACTCTCCAAAAATTGAGAGAGGGAAGAACAATCGTTTCTGTGACTCATAGATTGACAGGTTTACATGCTGCTGACCAAGTAGTGGTGCTAAAAAACGGAACTTTGGAACCGTATCCTTCTCCGGAAAATGATTCACTTTCCGCGGCGGCAATCGGATTGTAG
- a CDS encoding SET domain-containing protein: MLKVPTYVSESPIGGLGVFAGRDIEEGELVWEFHPKTVWTLTQEEVQALPERLQNLIYTYSYLFEGQWYFCVDNSRFMNHSDQANTLEDKSGVQGASNPLGRDRAVRKILKDEELTCNYKEFDQNWKDKLPS, from the coding sequence ATGCTGAAAGTACCGACTTACGTTTCTGAGTCTCCAATAGGGGGCCTCGGGGTTTTTGCAGGTAGAGATATAGAAGAAGGTGAACTCGTATGGGAGTTCCATCCTAAAACCGTTTGGACCCTAACACAGGAAGAAGTACAAGCTCTTCCGGAAAGACTCCAAAATCTGATCTATACGTATTCTTATTTGTTCGAAGGGCAATGGTACTTTTGCGTGGATAATTCCCGCTTCATGAATCATAGCGACCAAGCAAACACTTTAGAAGATAAAAGTGGAGTCCAAGGGGCAAGTAATCCTTTAGGAAGGGACAGAGCTGTCCGCAAGATCCTAAAGGATGAAGAATTGACCTGCAACTATAAGGAATTCGATCAGAACTGGAAGGATAAACTTCCTTCTTAA